The following proteins are co-located in the Streptomyces sp. NBC_01198 genome:
- a CDS encoding TetR/AcrR family transcriptional regulator, producing MTSTRARGSGLRELTRRTVRAQIAERAIALFIAQGFEETTVEQIATEVGMSARSVFRYFDTKEDMVVGSMQESGARLADALADRPAEEDAWQALRGALAVLLAAIEEDREGALARARMFASTPSLRAARQQKHAQWRELLVPVVLARLDGGPQETRELRAAAITTAVLGCLDLAITRWSEEGGTGSVEDLLDAAISAVRM from the coding sequence ATGACATCCACCCGCGCCAGGGGCTCAGGCCTGCGTGAGCTGACCCGCAGAACCGTACGTGCCCAGATCGCGGAGCGGGCGATCGCGCTGTTCATCGCCCAGGGCTTCGAGGAGACCACGGTCGAGCAGATCGCGACCGAGGTCGGCATGTCCGCGCGCAGCGTCTTCCGCTACTTCGACACCAAGGAGGACATGGTCGTCGGGAGCATGCAGGAGTCCGGTGCCAGGCTCGCCGACGCGCTGGCGGACCGGCCGGCCGAGGAGGACGCGTGGCAGGCCCTGCGGGGCGCGCTCGCGGTGCTGCTCGCGGCGATCGAGGAGGACCGGGAGGGCGCGCTGGCCCGGGCGCGGATGTTCGCCAGCACCCCGTCGCTGCGGGCGGCCAGGCAGCAGAAGCACGCCCAGTGGCGGGAGTTGCTGGTGCCGGTGGTGCTGGCCAGGCTCGACGGCGGCCCGCAGGAGACGCGCGAACTGCGGGCGGCGGCGATCACCACCGCCGTGCTCGGCTGCCTCGACCTGGCGATCACCCGCTGGTCGGAGGAGGGCGGCACGGGCAGCGTCGAGGACCTGCTGGACGCCGCGATCTCGGCCGTGCGCATGTGA
- a CDS encoding amidohydrolase family protein, protein MNAGPVDIHAHFAPPTTPAQRDAFWKAMRAGCFLLDEPPHWTPEGTLAAMERAGVRMQLLSSVVPGPVERLRPVNDYGAALVAEFPTRFGLLAALPTDDPAACLAEIARAGEELGADGYAVATAYNGVRLADPRLEPVWAALDARAATVFVHPDVFAPPVLGRPSALVEVAFDTASTVTELLYAGVLRRHRRVRLVLAHCGGALPALSGRLLALGAEAWVPNPAGLTRQEIGDQLAALHLDTAGCGSAHAIAPALAMTTADHLVYGSDWGAPCTTEESMAAARADLAANPLLTDAERDGLWQAALRLLPTAAARLAGAAVSPGEARPVPR, encoded by the coding sequence GTGAACGCCGGACCCGTCGACATCCACGCCCACTTCGCGCCGCCCACCACCCCCGCCCAGCGTGACGCCTTCTGGAAGGCCATGCGCGCCGGCTGCTTCCTGTTGGACGAACCACCGCACTGGACACCGGAAGGCACCCTGGCCGCGATGGAACGCGCCGGCGTGCGGATGCAGTTGCTCAGCAGCGTCGTGCCGGGACCGGTCGAGCGCCTGCGCCCGGTCAACGACTACGGCGCCGCGCTGGTCGCCGAGTTCCCCACCCGCTTCGGGCTGCTCGCCGCGCTGCCCACCGACGACCCGGCCGCCTGCCTGGCCGAAATCGCCCGCGCCGGCGAGGAGTTGGGCGCGGACGGCTACGCGGTGGCCACTGCGTACAACGGGGTGCGCCTCGCCGACCCCCGGCTCGAACCGGTCTGGGCCGCACTCGACGCGCGGGCCGCCACCGTCTTCGTCCACCCCGACGTCTTCGCACCTCCGGTACTCGGCCGCCCCAGCGCGCTGGTCGAGGTCGCCTTCGACACCGCGAGCACCGTCACCGAGTTGCTCTACGCCGGGGTGCTGCGCCGCCACCGCCGCGTGCGGCTGGTGCTCGCGCACTGCGGCGGCGCCCTGCCCGCGCTCAGCGGGCGGCTGCTGGCGCTGGGCGCCGAGGCGTGGGTGCCGAACCCGGCGGGGCTGACCCGGCAGGAGATCGGCGACCAGCTGGCCGCCCTGCACCTCGACACCGCCGGTTGCGGCAGCGCGCACGCGATCGCCCCCGCGCTGGCCATGACCACCGCCGACCACCTGGTCTACGGATCCGACTGGGGCGCGCCCTGCACCACCGAGGAGTCGATGGCCGCGGCCCGCGCGGACCTCGCCGCCAACCCGCTGCTGACCGACGCCGAGCGGGACGGCCTGTGGCAGGCCGCGCTGCGCCTGCTGCCGACGGCCGCCGCGCGCCTGGCCGGCGCGGCGGTCAGTCCCGGGGAGGCCCGGCCAGTGCCGAGGTGA
- a CDS encoding MarR family winged helix-turn-helix transcriptional regulator has product MTAARHETAGDPDKAAYCERAGDPVTGAASGGQAGGPEGQDAAQETAGRVWRNLRALVLERNERRKEVAEAIGMSFFRVKALRRIAARPSQMSELAAELACDRPYLTLVVDDLQKRGLVERRQHPTDRRCKIVSATAEGLAVADRANAILGNPPPALLALPAADLAALERITSALAGPPRD; this is encoded by the coding sequence GTGACGGCGGCACGGCACGAGACGGCCGGCGACCCGGACAAGGCGGCGTACTGCGAGCGGGCCGGCGACCCGGTCACGGGCGCGGCCAGCGGCGGTCAGGCCGGCGGTCCCGAGGGACAGGACGCCGCGCAGGAGACGGCCGGGCGGGTGTGGCGCAACCTGCGCGCCCTGGTGCTGGAGCGCAACGAGCGCCGCAAGGAGGTCGCCGAGGCCATCGGCATGAGCTTCTTCAGGGTCAAGGCGCTGCGCAGGATCGCCGCCCGGCCCTCCCAGATGAGCGAGCTGGCTGCCGAGTTGGCCTGCGACCGCCCCTATCTCACCCTCGTGGTGGACGACCTGCAAAAGCGCGGCCTGGTGGAGCGCAGGCAGCACCCCACCGACCGGCGCTGCAAGATCGTCTCGGCCACCGCGGAGGGCCTGGCGGTGGCCGACCGGGCGAACGCGATCCTCGGCAACCCGCCGCCGGCGCTGCTCGCGCTGCCGGCGGCGGACCTGGCGGCACTGGAGCGGATCACCTCGGCACTGGCCGGGCCTCCCCGGGACTGA
- a CDS encoding MFS transporter encodes MPEPTARRRTLILAICCMSLLIVSLDNTILNVALPSLQKEFHASVSGLQWTIDAYLLVIASLLLLSGSTADRIGRKRVFQTGLAVFTAGSLLCSLAPSLGWLIAFRMVQAVGGSMLNPVAMSIITNTFSEPRERARAIGVWGGVIGISMAAGPIVGGALVESVGWRAIFWINLPIGLAALALTARFVPESRAPRARRVDPVGQLLVIALLGTLTYGIIEGSDAGWSSALIIGCFAVAALAAAALAAYEKRRVDPLIDTRFFRSVPFSGATVIAVSGFAALGGFLFLNTLYLQDERGLSALDAGLYMLPMAAMALVFAPLSGRLVGTRGPRVPLVLAGTAMTASGVLFAGFDAQSSDVLLFTSYVLFGIGFGLVNAPITNTAVSGMPRAQAGVAAAVASTSRQVGQSLGVAVLGAALAAGLHEGAWWIIAGCGASVLVLGTLTTGRWAKATAARTAGLLAPEAEDNRMAVKV; translated from the coding sequence ATGCCGGAACCCACCGCACGGCGCCGCACCCTCATCCTGGCGATCTGCTGCATGAGCCTGCTGATCGTCAGCCTGGACAACACCATCCTGAACGTCGCGCTCCCGTCGTTGCAGAAGGAGTTCCACGCCTCGGTCTCCGGACTCCAGTGGACCATCGACGCGTATCTGCTGGTCATCGCCTCCCTGCTGCTGTTGTCCGGTTCGACGGCGGACCGGATCGGCCGTAAGCGGGTCTTCCAGACCGGCCTTGCGGTCTTCACCGCCGGATCCCTGCTGTGCAGCCTGGCCCCCAGCCTGGGATGGCTGATCGCCTTCCGGATGGTGCAGGCGGTCGGCGGATCCATGCTCAACCCGGTGGCGATGTCGATCATCACCAACACCTTCTCCGAGCCGCGCGAGCGGGCCCGGGCCATCGGGGTGTGGGGCGGGGTCATCGGCATCAGCATGGCCGCCGGGCCGATCGTGGGCGGCGCGCTGGTGGAGTCGGTGGGCTGGCGGGCGATCTTCTGGATCAACCTGCCGATCGGCCTCGCCGCACTGGCGCTGACCGCCCGCTTCGTCCCCGAGTCGCGCGCCCCCCGGGCCCGCCGGGTGGACCCGGTCGGCCAGCTGCTGGTCATCGCGCTGCTCGGCACGCTGACCTACGGGATCATCGAGGGCTCGGACGCGGGCTGGTCCTCCGCGCTGATCATCGGCTGCTTCGCGGTGGCCGCGCTGGCCGCGGCGGCCCTGGCCGCCTACGAGAAGCGGCGGGTCGACCCGCTGATCGACACCCGGTTCTTCCGCAGCGTCCCCTTCAGCGGCGCCACCGTGATCGCGGTCAGCGGCTTCGCCGCGCTCGGCGGCTTCCTCTTCCTCAACACCCTCTACCTGCAGGACGAGCGCGGCCTGTCCGCCCTCGACGCGGGCCTCTACATGCTGCCGATGGCGGCGATGGCCCTGGTCTTCGCCCCGCTGTCCGGCCGCCTGGTCGGCACGCGTGGGCCACGCGTCCCGCTGGTGCTCGCGGGCACCGCGATGACGGCCAGCGGCGTGCTCTTCGCCGGGTTCGACGCCCAGTCGTCCGACGTGCTGCTCTTCACCTCCTACGTGCTCTTCGGCATCGGCTTCGGCCTGGTCAACGCGCCGATCACCAACACCGCCGTGTCCGGCATGCCGCGCGCGCAGGCCGGGGTGGCGGCGGCGGTCGCCTCGACGAGCCGGCAGGTCGGCCAGTCGCTGGGCGTCGCGGTGCTGGGTGCGGCGCTGGCCGCCGGGCTGCACGAGGGCGCCTGGTGGATCATCGCGGGCTGTGGTGCCTCGGTGCTGGTGCTCGGTACGCTCACCACCGGCCGGTGGGCCAAGGCCACGGCGGCGCGCACGGCAGGGCTGCTGGCGCCCGAGGCGGAGGACAACCGGATGGCGGTGAAGGTGTGA
- the dusB gene encoding tRNA dihydrouridine synthase DusB produces the protein MTADATLAPPVPGALRIGPHSVQPPVVLAPMAGITNAPFRTLCREFSGGKGLFVSEMITTRALVERNEKTMQLIHFDATEKPRSIQLYGVDPVTVGKAVRMIVDEDLADHIDLNFGCPVPKVTRKGGGSALPYKRNLLRSILREAVGNAADLPVTIKMRKGIDDDHLTYLDAGRIAVEEGVTAVALHGRTAAQHYGGTADWDAVARLKEHVAEIPVLGNGDIWCADDALRMMRETGCDGVVVGRGCLGRPWLFGDLVAAFEDTGSAPATPDFGRVTAVMRRHAELLGQWLGDETRGVVDFRKHVPWYTKGFAVGSEARRALATASSLADLDEQFAALDLTQAWPAHADGPRGRTAPGKRVVLPDGWLNDPFDCAMPSADAESDTSGG, from the coding sequence ATGACCGCTGACGCCACCCTGGCCCCGCCCGTGCCCGGCGCGCTCCGGATCGGGCCGCACTCCGTCCAGCCGCCGGTCGTCCTGGCACCGATGGCCGGCATCACCAACGCGCCCTTCCGCACGCTGTGCCGGGAGTTCAGCGGGGGCAAGGGCCTGTTCGTCAGCGAGATGATCACCACCAGGGCGCTGGTCGAGCGCAACGAGAAGACCATGCAGCTCATCCACTTCGACGCCACCGAGAAGCCGCGCTCCATCCAGCTCTACGGCGTCGACCCGGTGACCGTCGGCAAGGCCGTGCGGATGATCGTGGACGAGGACCTGGCCGACCACATCGACCTCAACTTCGGCTGCCCGGTGCCCAAGGTCACCCGCAAGGGCGGCGGCTCCGCGCTGCCGTACAAGCGCAACCTGCTGCGGTCGATCCTGCGCGAGGCGGTCGGCAACGCCGCGGACCTGCCGGTCACCATCAAGATGCGCAAGGGCATCGACGACGACCACCTGACCTATCTGGACGCCGGCCGGATCGCCGTCGAGGAGGGCGTCACCGCGGTCGCCCTGCACGGCCGCACCGCCGCACAGCACTACGGCGGGACCGCCGACTGGGACGCCGTCGCGCGGCTCAAGGAGCACGTCGCCGAGATCCCGGTGCTCGGCAACGGCGACATCTGGTGCGCCGATGACGCGCTGCGGATGATGCGGGAGACCGGGTGCGACGGAGTCGTCGTCGGGCGCGGCTGCCTCGGGCGCCCGTGGCTCTTCGGCGACCTGGTCGCGGCCTTCGAGGACACCGGCTCCGCCCCTGCCACGCCCGACTTCGGCCGGGTCACGGCCGTCATGCGGCGGCACGCCGAACTGCTCGGCCAGTGGCTCGGCGACGAGACCCGCGGAGTGGTCGACTTCCGCAAGCACGTGCCCTGGTACACGAAGGGGTTCGCGGTCGGGTCCGAGGCCCGGCGCGCCCTCGCGACGGCGTCGTCCCTCGCCGACCTGGACGAGCAGTTCGCCGCGCTCGACCTGACGCAGGCCTGGCCGGCCCACGCGGACGGCCCCCGGGGCCGGACCGCGCCCGGCAAGCGCGTCGTGCTGCCGGACGGCTGGCTGAACGACCCCTTCGACTGCGCCATGCCGTCGGCCGACGCCGAGTCCGACACGTCGGGCGGCTGA
- the ppdK gene encoding pyruvate, phosphate dikinase — MSARQQQQKFVYDFTEGNKDLRDLLGGKGANLAEMTNLGLPVPPGFTITTEACRVYLESGAEPAGLRDEVSAHLDALEQRMGKRLGQPDDPLLVSVRSGAKFSMPGMMDTVLNIGLSDASVVGLAAQADNERFAWDSYRRLVQMFGETVMGVRSGLFEEALDAAKRAKGADSDLGLDAADLRTLVEDFKQIVVKETGREFPQEPREQMDLAVCAVFESWNTERATLYRRQERIPGDLGTAVTICSMVFGNLGPDSGTGVAFTRDPASGAQGTYGDYLQNAQGEDVVAGIRNTVPLADLEGIDKTSYDQLMTIMQTLETHYRDLCDIEFTIERGQLWMLQTRVGKRTAAAAFRIATQLVDQGLIDEAEALQRVNGAQLSQLMFPQFDDTVADSGSVRRIGWGIAASPGAAVGKAVFDSYTAVKWSRSGEQVILIRRETNPDDLGGMVAAEGILTSRGGKTSHAAVVARGMGKTCVCGAEELEVDTKRRRLTAPGGVVIEEGDLISIDGSTGKIYLGEVPVVPSPVVEYFEGRMHAGADEADGLVQAVHRVMAYADRVRRLRVRANADNAEDAARARRFGAQGIGLCRTEHMFLGERRELVERLVLADTDAERNEALGALLPLQKADFIELLEAMDGLPVTVRLLDPPLHEFLPDITELSVRVALAESREDANENDLRLLQAVHRLHEQNPMLGLRGVRLGLVIPGLFAMQVRAIAEAAAHRKAAKGDPRAEIMIPLVGTVQELEIVRDEADLVIAEVEAATGTRLKLSIGTMIELPRAALTAGQIAEAAEFFSFGTNDLTQTVWGFSRDDVEASFFTAYLEKGIFGVSPFETIDRDGVGALVRSAAEAGRATRPDLKLGICGEHGGDPESVHFFHDVGLDYVSCSPFRIPVARLEAGRAAARSR, encoded by the coding sequence GTGTCGGCACGTCAGCAGCAGCAGAAATTCGTCTACGACTTCACTGAGGGCAACAAGGATCTCAGGGACCTGCTCGGCGGGAAAGGCGCGAACCTCGCCGAGATGACCAACCTCGGGCTTCCGGTCCCTCCCGGATTCACCATCACCACCGAGGCGTGCCGGGTGTATCTGGAGTCCGGCGCCGAGCCCGCCGGCCTGCGCGACGAGGTGAGTGCGCACCTCGACGCGCTGGAGCAGCGGATGGGCAAGCGGCTCGGGCAGCCGGACGACCCGCTGCTGGTGTCGGTGCGGTCCGGCGCGAAGTTCTCGATGCCCGGGATGATGGACACCGTCCTGAACATCGGCCTGTCCGACGCCTCGGTCGTCGGTCTCGCCGCCCAGGCGGACAACGAGCGGTTCGCGTGGGACTCCTACCGCCGCCTCGTGCAGATGTTCGGCGAGACCGTGATGGGCGTGCGCAGCGGCCTGTTCGAGGAGGCGCTCGACGCGGCCAAACGGGCCAAGGGTGCCGACAGCGACCTCGGCCTGGACGCGGCCGACCTGCGCACGCTGGTCGAGGACTTCAAGCAGATCGTCGTCAAGGAGACCGGCCGGGAGTTCCCGCAGGAGCCGCGCGAGCAGATGGACCTCGCGGTCTGCGCGGTGTTCGAGTCGTGGAACACCGAACGGGCCACGCTCTACCGCCGCCAGGAGCGTATCCCCGGTGACCTGGGCACCGCCGTCACCATCTGCTCGATGGTCTTCGGCAACCTCGGCCCCGACTCCGGTACGGGCGTGGCCTTCACCCGCGACCCGGCCAGCGGGGCGCAGGGCACCTACGGCGACTACCTGCAGAACGCGCAGGGCGAGGACGTCGTCGCCGGCATCCGCAACACCGTGCCGCTGGCCGACCTCGAAGGCATCGACAAGACCTCCTACGACCAGCTGATGACGATCATGCAGACGCTGGAGACGCACTACCGTGACCTGTGCGACATCGAGTTCACCATCGAGCGCGGTCAGTTGTGGATGCTGCAGACCCGGGTCGGCAAGCGGACCGCGGCGGCGGCCTTCCGTATCGCCACCCAACTGGTCGACCAGGGGCTGATCGACGAGGCCGAGGCCCTGCAGCGCGTCAACGGGGCGCAGTTGAGCCAGCTGATGTTCCCGCAGTTCGACGACACCGTGGCGGACAGCGGTTCGGTCCGGCGGATCGGCTGGGGCATCGCCGCCTCGCCGGGGGCCGCGGTCGGCAAGGCGGTCTTCGACTCGTACACGGCGGTGAAGTGGTCCCGCTCCGGTGAGCAGGTCATCCTGATCCGCCGCGAGACCAACCCCGACGACCTGGGCGGCATGGTCGCCGCCGAGGGCATCCTGACCTCGCGCGGCGGCAAGACCTCGCACGCGGCCGTCGTCGCCCGCGGCATGGGCAAGACCTGCGTGTGCGGGGCCGAGGAGCTGGAGGTCGACACCAAGCGGCGCCGGCTCACCGCGCCCGGTGGCGTGGTGATAGAGGAGGGCGACCTCATCTCGATCGACGGCTCCACCGGCAAGATCTACCTCGGCGAGGTGCCGGTCGTGCCCTCTCCGGTGGTCGAGTACTTCGAGGGCCGGATGCACGCGGGCGCCGACGAGGCGGACGGCCTGGTGCAGGCCGTGCACCGGGTGATGGCCTACGCCGACCGGGTCCGCAGGCTGCGGGTGCGCGCCAACGCCGACAACGCCGAGGACGCCGCGCGCGCCCGCCGCTTCGGGGCGCAGGGCATCGGCCTGTGCCGTACCGAGCACATGTTCCTCGGCGAGCGCCGCGAGCTGGTCGAGCGGCTGGTGCTGGCCGACACCGACGCCGAACGGAACGAGGCGCTCGGCGCGTTGCTGCCGCTGCAGAAGGCCGACTTCATCGAACTGCTTGAGGCGATGGACGGCCTGCCGGTGACGGTGAGGCTGTTGGACCCGCCGCTGCACGAATTCCTGCCGGACATCACCGAGTTGTCGGTACGGGTCGCGCTCGCCGAGTCCCGCGAGGACGCCAACGAGAACGACCTGCGGCTGCTGCAGGCCGTCCACCGGCTGCACGAGCAGAACCCGATGCTGGGGCTGCGCGGGGTGCGCCTCGGCCTGGTGATCCCGGGGCTGTTCGCGATGCAGGTACGCGCCATCGCCGAGGCCGCCGCCCATCGCAAGGCGGCCAAGGGCGACCCGCGGGCCGAGATCATGATCCCGCTGGTCGGCACCGTCCAGGAGCTGGAGATCGTCCGCGACGAGGCGGACCTGGTGATCGCCGAGGTCGAGGCGGCCACCGGCACCCGGCTGAAGCTGTCCATCGGCACGATGATCGAACTGCCGCGCGCCGCCCTGACCGCGGGCCAGATCGCCGAGGCCGCCGAGTTCTTCTCCTTCGGCACCAACGACCTCACCCAGACCGTGTGGGGCTTCTCCCGCGACGACGTCGAGGCGTCCTTCTTCACCGCCTACCTGGAGAAGGGCATCTTCGGCGTGTCCCCCTTCGAGACCATCGACAGGGACGGCGTCGGCGCCCTGGTCCGCAGCGCCGCGGAGGCCGGCCGCGCCACCCGCCCCGACCTCAAGCTCGGCATCTGCGGCGAGCACGGCGGCGACCCGGAGTCCGTGCACTTCTTCCACGACGTCGGCCTGGACTACGTCTCCTGCTCACCGTTCCGCATTCCCGTCGCCCGCCTGGAGGCCGGCCGCGCCGCCGCCAGATCCCGCTGA
- a CDS encoding DUF4230 domain-containing protein, translating to MATQEAVSRMPWWVRTIIGVVALGLLFVLLGKANWLPGLPNPFAETTKDRSGPVLLKSIQDMNRFEGASGNFEVVVDLDKDAKYLPDVVRGKRTLYVGAGSVDAYVDLGSVKGDAVTVSDDRKTASLRLPHAALERTSLDTKNSYVVSQSRGFFDRVGDFFGSDTGNLQQLNELAAQKIQDAAKQTELAGRAETNTRMMLQQMLSSLGFTTVNVTFGPPAKATPSPSGSSTASASPSPTKK from the coding sequence ATGGCCACGCAAGAAGCAGTCAGCCGGATGCCCTGGTGGGTCAGGACGATCATCGGAGTCGTCGCCCTCGGGCTGCTGTTCGTCCTGCTCGGCAAGGCGAACTGGCTGCCGGGTCTGCCGAATCCGTTCGCCGAGACGACCAAGGACCGCAGTGGTCCCGTACTCCTGAAGTCGATTCAGGACATGAACCGGTTCGAGGGTGCGAGCGGCAACTTCGAGGTCGTGGTGGACCTGGACAAGGACGCCAAGTACCTGCCCGACGTCGTGCGCGGCAAGCGCACGCTCTACGTCGGAGCAGGCAGCGTCGACGCCTATGTCGACCTCGGTTCGGTCAAGGGGGACGCGGTGACGGTCTCCGACGACCGCAAGACCGCGTCGCTGCGGCTGCCGCACGCGGCACTGGAGCGGACCTCCCTGGACACCAAGAACTCCTACGTGGTCTCCCAGTCGCGCGGCTTCTTCGACCGGGTCGGCGACTTCTTCGGCAGCGACACCGGCAATCTGCAGCAGCTCAACGAGCTGGCCGCGCAGAAGATCCAGGACGCCGCCAAGCAGACCGAACTGGCCGGCCGGGCGGAGACCAACACCCGCATGATGCTCCAGCAGATGCTGAGCTCGCTGGGCTTCACCACGGTCAACGTGACCTTCGGCCCGCCCGCCAAGGCGACCCCGTCGCCGTCCGGTTCGAGCACGGCGAGCGCGTCGCCGTCCCCCACGAAGAAGTGA
- a CDS encoding LacI family DNA-binding transcriptional regulator, with protein MSATIPQPSHDDQSGTTGEGTATLAEIARAAGVSAPTVSKVLNGRGDVAPATRSRVEDLLRRHGYQRRRGSMQPAPLLDLVFHELESSWAMEVIRGVERVAGQEGLSVVLSESAGRLSPGQTWVDGVLARRPTGVILVLSGLDPAQRAQLISRDIPFVVLDPAGDPGEDVPAIGATNWQGGLAATRHLLDLGHTRIGVLGGPAKMMCSRARIDGYRAALETAGVRYDPGLVVSGNFHHEAGYTAGLELLRRPDRPTAVFTGNDLQALGLYEAARELGLSIPRDLSVVGFDDLPLATWISPPLTTVRQPLTEMAEAAARLVLDLSRGRQPSTLRVDLATRLVERSSTAPPAGAAGDA; from the coding sequence ATGAGTGCCACGATTCCCCAGCCCTCGCACGATGACCAGTCGGGAACCACCGGCGAGGGCACGGCGACGCTTGCCGAGATCGCCCGGGCCGCCGGGGTCTCGGCTCCGACTGTTTCGAAAGTGCTCAACGGCCGCGGTGACGTGGCCCCCGCCACCCGCAGCCGGGTCGAGGACCTCCTGCGCCGGCACGGCTACCAGCGCCGCCGCGGCAGCATGCAGCCCGCGCCGCTGCTCGACCTGGTCTTCCACGAGCTGGAGAGCTCGTGGGCGATGGAGGTGATCAGGGGCGTCGAGCGGGTGGCCGGCCAGGAGGGCCTCAGCGTGGTGCTGTCGGAGTCGGCGGGCCGCCTCAGCCCCGGCCAGACCTGGGTGGACGGGGTGCTCGCCCGCCGCCCCACCGGGGTGATCCTGGTGCTCTCCGGGCTCGACCCGGCGCAGCGCGCGCAGCTGATCAGCCGCGACATCCCGTTCGTGGTGCTCGACCCGGCCGGCGACCCCGGCGAGGACGTGCCGGCCATCGGCGCCACCAACTGGCAGGGCGGCCTCGCCGCCACCCGCCATCTGCTGGACCTGGGCCACACCAGGATCGGCGTGCTCGGCGGCCCGGCCAAGATGATGTGCAGCCGGGCCAGGATCGACGGCTACCGTGCCGCGCTGGAGACCGCGGGAGTGCGCTACGACCCGGGCCTGGTGGTCTCCGGCAACTTCCACCACGAGGCCGGCTACACCGCGGGCCTTGAACTGCTGCGCCGCCCCGACCGCCCCACCGCCGTCTTCACCGGCAACGACCTCCAGGCACTCGGCCTGTACGAGGCGGCCCGCGAGCTGGGCCTGTCGATCCCGCGCGACCTGAGCGTGGTCGGCTTCGACGACCTGCCGCTCGCCACCTGGATCAGCCCGCCGCTGACCACCGTGCGGCAGCCGCTGACCGAGATGGCGGAGGCGGCGGCCCGGCTGGTGCTCGACCTGAGCCGTGGCCGGCAGCCCAGCACGCTGCGGGTGGACCTGGCGACCCGGCTGGTGGAGCGCAGCAGTACGGCGCCGCCGGCCGGCGCGGCCGGGGACGCCTGA
- the nirD gene encoding nitrite reductase small subunit NirD, whose protein sequence is MTAPSPTAAASPGPAPSLSGTVELRTGEGWLAVCPAGALLPGRGVAALLPDGRQAALFRDRAGRLYAIGNVDPFTGAGVLCHGLLGSVQSRAYVASPLLKQRFDLADGHCLDDDTVAVESYPIRVAPATP, encoded by the coding sequence ATGACCGCCCCCTCCCCCACCGCGGCCGCTTCCCCCGGCCCGGCCCCGTCCCTCAGCGGGACGGTCGAACTGCGCACCGGCGAGGGCTGGTTGGCGGTGTGCCCGGCCGGTGCGCTGCTGCCGGGCCGCGGGGTGGCGGCGCTGCTGCCCGACGGGCGGCAGGCCGCGCTCTTCCGCGACCGGGCAGGACGGCTCTACGCGATCGGCAACGTGGACCCCTTCACCGGCGCCGGTGTGCTGTGCCACGGCCTGCTCGGCTCGGTCCAGAGCCGCGCCTACGTGGCCTCGCCGCTGCTCAAGCAGCGCTTCGACCTGGCCGACGGCCACTGCCTGGACGACGACACGGTGGCCGTGGAGAGCTACCCGATACGGGTGGCCCCCGCCACTCCCTGA